The nucleotide window tagctgaaagtcccAACATGAGTGGTAACAGATCATGTCTCTGTAatactgactgaattacagccatctTGATCTGGGCTGATGCCAAACGTTACTCAGCTGCAGAGCACATTCAAGATGCcaagatttaaataaagatcttccACAACCTGTTTGCACTCacagcatgtgttggggatgacactcagccactaccacacccaTGTTTAGGTCAATATGAATAAAGATTCGTTGTGGAAAAACCATTTTTGTTGAGGTTGAACAgcttgactccagaagttattcagttggagacgttttaagttttattcaaCCTGCCCAGCAGTTCAgtattttgccaacacaaaagtggctttaagtcagtaaatttgacaaacattgagttttctttttatcccaAGGAGCTGAATTTATTAACCTCACATTTGGATTCAGACCCTTTACAGAACATCGTGTTTTTCTGCTGCGATGTtggagttttggtttttaaagagggaagtaaagctgttgttttgtcacCATAAAAGTGCAACAAGCCTAATGATTGGTTCAGAATGAAAAGGCGGATGAGGAGCAGATTTTGTGTGgcgaaggaggaggaagatggaggTCGGTCAGAGGGGTGAGGCTGGCGACAGACTGACTTCGAGAGGAAACTTGACCAGACCCCTGGAGCTCCACTGAAGCAGCGCTGCTAAAAATAAGACCAGGGAGGCTTATTctgctgacaaaacaacatACACACAGGCTGCACATACACAGGTTATCGTACagtctgaacacacacacacacacacacgctgcccAGACACAATGGATGCATCCTCCCTCTGGTTAAATAATCCCCCGTTCAGTTCTGGGCGTGGAGGGAAAACATTTACCTCACAGTGCTTTTCCTTTACAAATGAGCTTAACAGCATTTAAATTCACTCAGTTTGTACAGTGCATGGTCCCATTTTTTTGGTTTCGTTTCAAACTGTTAGTTTCTCTTTTTGCCCTTAATGCTTTGCTCACTTTCACTTTAAGTGCTCTGAATGTCACTTAACCTTCATTCTTGCTTTGGTTTTCTAGTTCTTGAGGACAGAAAGTCGTTGGCAAAGACCAAACGCATCGCCACAGGGGTCTTTCCTTCCTTGTTTGGTCCCCTCTCTGTGCTCTGTGCGAACTCTTTTTGGAAAGGGTGGGGAGGAAGGAGgctgaacaataaataaatagatgttATCACGCTGAGATAACGCCACAGAATGCAGAGAGGGGTTGTTTCTGTCCAGGAGTCTCAGTTGAGGGTTAAAGGGCTTTTCCAGTGAAGCACGACTGTTTGGTCTTCTTCAAGATGAGTCTCCAACAAGAACTGGCATGGTGAAGCTTTGGTCCCTCCTGAGTTAGTTCACAGTGGGTGAGTTGGATTGTCGTAGGTCGGTGGGTGGGTCACAACATCACGACACTTGGCTAACGATGGCTTGTCTCCAAGCTCCAAGCGTGTCATAACGGCTTCTCCAACGCTTTGCTCCTCAGTGAGGGGTGACCAGCGTTTGGGTTAGAGGCGGAAATTTTGCGGCACACAGTGTTAGTGTTGCTGCACCTGCAGCCGGGCCGTGTGGCCCGGTCATGGGCACACTGGCAGAGGGCAAGGCACAGCCTGGCAGGGGGGTAGCAGCAGAGGCAGGGCAGACAGAGTGCCAGCAAGGCCATGGTGCTCCAGCGGGCGCAGGCATGGGCCGGAGTGCAGGAGCAGGGCCGGTCGGCGCagttatcatcatcatcttgGGCTGAACAGTGGTAGAACAGGCCTTTGACGCAGCACAGGCACGTACCGTACTCCACCATGGTCTCGGCGGAGCAGAGACAGCGCTGTCCACAAGTCCAGCAGGACGGGAGGCGGCGGGGACTGCAGCACTCCTGGCATTTACAGCGACCACACCGCTCACAGATGAACAGGTGGAGTCCGAGTTCCGCCTCGTCGTCTGTCAGGCCCTTACCAAAGGAAGCATCGGGCTTCAGCTCCCCTTTAGGCTGAGAATGGACCACTGAACCCAAACCGGAGTGGGACGGAGTCAAACCTGCCAGGAGCCGCTGGTCAGAGGTGGCACTGGTTCTAGAAATGGAGGAGCTGACGGTGCTGGACCGGCTCAGGTAGGAAAAGTGACCATGCTGCTGCTGACTCTGGCTGTGGGACAGGGTGGAGGAGAAGGAAGGCTGGGGGTGATGACTGTACACCCCATGAGAGTAACGATCCTCATGGGCATAGTAAAATCCAGACTGGGATGCTGGTTCCAGTGCCACGGGTCTGTCCACATAGTCATTGTTGGCCCGGATGGCCCGGATCTGCTCCAGAGAGAGCACTGAGTCCATCTCATTTCTGAAGGAACGGGTGGGTTCCATCCTGGGGATCCAGCTGGGCGATACCAGGACCGGAAGCCAGGTCCGGGGCAAGGTCCAGCCAAAGCTCACGGCACATCAGacatttctgcaaacacacagaagaagaGGCAGTAAACAACTGTCCCATCAGGAAGAAGTTGCTGTTcttacattaaaaactaaattaggtCCAATTATTCAGCTTTTACTATTCTTTACACAAGAATAAGATCACAATTCATCAAACATGTTTGTAAGTATTGAACTGATGCTAAAAGgtgctttaaaggaaaaaaaaaacatttgaaaaagtgTAATATTGGGGCCATTAAATAACCACCGAGAcacatgtttctgttctgttagTTTATTCTacttatttttcagtttctgtcatgGTCTTTCATTCAGTACTCCTCCCTcagctttgaaaaaacaaacgCAAACATGATTCCATCAAAAAGTGTGCCTTCATACGTTCACTAAAGACAGCAAAACCTAATCCCCACAGAAAACCCCAAATCTTAGtatgatgatgtcacactttTTAAcctttgagctgtctaaacttttcaaaatgtttacaaactCTTTTTACTTCTACAATCTTTACACGTCTTATCCAGTCCATACATCAAACTGGGAGGAGACGCTGGACAGACAGcgtctctcggctggcctgggaacacctggGAATCTTCCTGAAGTCCTGGAAGAGGAGGCTGTGGAGAGATGTCTGAGCTTCCTGCCCCCTCCAgaacaatggatggatggatggatggatgggtgggtggatggatggatggatggatggatggatggatggatggatggatgggtggatggttTTCTTTCAGATCACCCCAGACTGCAGACTGCCTACAACCAAACTCTCATTAACTTCcactgtatctgagctcagaaaacAGTAAGTAAAGGGTCTCTAACTCGTCATATCTCCTTCActaaacactgtagaaacataaaaagaacCCATCTGACCAACACAGCAACTGTTTGTCTGAGACTTACtttttaggctgtttttttcccttcaagTGCTGCTTTCTGTTGCATAAACCCATAAAAGTAAACAGgaagagctttaaaataaagctctTAGCCTTAgcttattcctgcagaaatttagacttttatttattgacatAGAGCACCACATTAATTACAGTAAGTATAAATAATAAGACACAAATATTTAAGCAGCACTTTATCAAAGATAGCTTTTGGCAGAAGAGACTGCACAGAACCATGATCCGTGTCATCGTGACCGGCGATACTTTCCACTTCCTTAAACTGTTGTTATTCTGCCAGAATAACAGCAGAGAGAAACGAGCCGTTAATTCAGCATCTGTtaaagccagctgctgctgctgtggaggAATCCCACCTGCAGCTTCAGAGCCGATCCAGATACTGCTGCGACTCTAAAACTCATAAAACAGGAAGCTCGATTCATTTAGAATGGcctaaaatcagttttaaacaacaagaaaagtgCCGTCCCTGTTAttgtggtaaaaacaaaaggaattaAAGACCAAGATTTCTTTCAAGGGATACGCATGTCCTCCGCCGACTTTCATGGCAGATTTAAACTAAGCTCGTCTCATGAGAAGAGACAGGTCAAACTCTGTATGAGCTGGTGCCtaactccagcagtcactgaaAGTGTACATATACCCTCTCCAACATGAACACACCCGCAGTAATCAAACAAAGACAGGGCCGTCTTGAAGAGCTGACCCCTCACATGGGGCCAGTTCTTTCAGGGTAATGAGCCCAAATGGACCGATCAGATCAGGAGACCGGGTTGAGGAAAGAGATCCGACGGAGCTGCAGAAACGAGAATCAGGATTCCCAAACTTCTCGAGTTTTGATCCTGggttttactatttattttactatttaaatccattcataattactgtttgtgttgtaaaagtTACAATAATTACTGTTAGataccatttttatttaaaaaacgaTTGCTTGAGATCATCTGAGGACCATAgacttggtgtttcatgacccacagagGGTCCTCGATCCCAGTGTTGGGAAGCCGTGCCTCAGATCACCAATACTCCGgtacaaacatgaacaaaaaaaaggttctgaaGACCTCCTGAAAGGTGCCGTCGCAGCATTTGTCTAAGAATTCTGCACAAAGAGGGGGGAGGGCCAGCACTCTGTAttagacaggcagacagaaaagctgagcctcacacaaacagctgctgcgAGAAAACTGTTAGTTGGATCTAAAAGATCTGAAATCAAGAGAGGCTAAATGTCCATTTTTAtatctgttcagtgttttatgtaaagaGGTTTCATTCCTGAGCTCAGACACAATGGAAGTCAAGAgggtttgggtgtgtgacctctgacctctgacctctgggggGATTTGACAGAGAACCATCAGTCCTCtggcagtgagagacacactgagtgaaagaagacaaaaataaactgtaagaGAAGAGTCAAGATTGTGAAAATAagaagtttgtttgcaaaaatgtttgaaagttcAGACGGCTCAAAGGTTAGTGTGACATCACCAAGTTAAACTTTATGTGTTAAAATCCTCAAACTTCAGCTGTGATCGTGGAAAAACCACTAAAGAtcagtccaactttctgtgactcgtTTAAACTCTGAAGTCTGAGCTGTGGAGCTCCAAACATGGCTGCATTTTACCACTCACTTCTTCTAAATACCATCCATGTCTACGGggaaaatgtcactttttttgcagattttaccTTCGTCATATAATGTTCTGCTACCAAATGTCATCGTACACTATTCCTGGCAGAgatgcatgttttgatgtattttgtttgCCTGAGTTTTGGGAGgagaagcaaataaaacactcaTGAGAGAAACTTTTCTGTCGGAGGAAGATGTTGTATCCTCCTCCGTTCCATCAGAGTCCGGTCTTCAGTTTTCTCCTTCCTCAGGTTCAGTTCTACAGCAGCAGATAAGGAGGGACGGGCTGCACGGACCAGGATGCATTTTTCAAATTAGTCTGAGCTGAGAGGAGCGGTCCTGGTGGCTAATCTCATCAGAAAGAGCAGTGGCTGCTGCTCGCCTATCGCAACCATCTAATTGCTGGAAAGGAAGAGGCCTCTCGTTCGTTTTCATGACCTCATATTTTCTTACGACAGCTGCCATGCCTGAAAACGACCAAAGATGGACACATTTAAGACTTTTCCAATGGATGGCTGAAGACAATATTACATTTAGATCTGGAAACTTTTATTGAACAAATGTGGTAAACTTTGTATTGAAGGGGTTAAAACGGGGGAATCAAATCTACGTTTAATTTTGTTCCTACAAAATTAGGCTAGAATTACTGacatttaataatatttattttttgtgattgaaGTTATTTCGGCAGTTTATCTCTGCAAgctcataaaaaatatttttattttcaacaagcATTAATGAGATAAAAACATTTGGGCTGACTCAGTCATGTGACCTCAGTCAGCTTCAGTGATTGGCTGCTTCGTTGTTTTGGATCGTGTTGTTCAGTCTGGCTCTGCTGGGGAGGGTCTGTTATCAATCCTCCAGCAACAGCAGCtgggatggtgtgtgtgtgtgtgtgtgtgaggatgtgGGAGGGCGGGGCAGCCAGCATCCTCCCGTCTCACATTACAAACGAAGCTgtagggtgtgtgtgttttatggttacatgtttgttgttgtgtgggGATTCAGGACTTCCCAAACGTTGTTTCCATGGACACGTCTTCCAGTAAAGGGTGTGGGGTCCGGTCTGCAGCAGTCACTTAAATCATTCAAGGGATTTTATTTCTCAGAttgaaactaaaacatttttaattagaaTTTAAAACTTTCCATCCAACATTTATTCTGAAGTAAAAATATGCCAACGATAAATGAACTGTATAAAAATgggaaagaaaaccaaactgaaaagaaaCGTTATGGAGGCTgacagtggctcattatgggcACCgtggggttcgtcctgtaaccggtGGGTTGCTTGTTCAAATCCCTGCcctgtgtccttgggcaaggcacttcacccgccttgcctcctggtggtggtcagaatgggtgatgaatggatgaatgactcattgtagtgtgaagcgctttgtgGCCCCTGGACTCGATCAAGCGCTAAGTTAACCATTTACCATGG belongs to Kryptolebias marmoratus isolate JLee-2015 linkage group LG13, ASM164957v2, whole genome shotgun sequence and includes:
- the LOC108250334 gene encoding protein sprouty homolog 3; the encoded protein is MEPTRSFRNEMDSVLSLEQIRAIRANNDYVDRPVALEPASQSGFYYAHEDRYSHGVYSHHPQPSFSSTLSHSQSQQQHGHFSYLSRSSTVSSSISRTSATSDQRLLAGLTPSHSGLGSVVHSQPKGELKPDASFGKGLTDDEAELGLHLFICERCGRCKCQECCSPRRLPSCWTCGQRCLCSAETMVEYGTCLCCVKGLFYHCSAQDDDDNCADRPCSCTPAHACARWSTMALLALCLPCLCCYPPARLCLALCQCAHDRATRPGCRCSNTNTVCRKISASNPNAGHPSLRSKALEKPL